TCAGCAAGGGCATGGCCAGCCTCAATCCATGGGAGCGGTTGGCAGTGGTGGTCAGATAGCATATGGCAGTAACTTGTACCATCCCGGCCAAATAACTGTAGGCTCGACTTCTGGATCTGTTgttacatcggttggaggtATTCAGTCTACGAGTCAACCTGGTGGAGCGCAGCTTGGTCAACATCAACTTGCTTATCAGCATATCCaccagcagcagcaacaacagctTCAACAACAGCTCCAGACTTTCTGGGCTAATCAGTACCAAGAGATTGAGAAGGTAACGGACTTCAAGAACCATAGTCTTCCCTTAGCAAGGATCAAGAAGATCATGAAGGCTGACGAGGACGTACGAATGATATCAGCTGAGGCACCTGTTTTATTTGCTAGGGCATGTGAAATGTTCATCCTTGAATTGACTTTACGCTCTTGGAATCATACTGAAGAGAACAAGCGCAGAACGCTTCAAAAGAATGATATTGCTGCAGCTATCACCAGAACTGACATTTTCGATTTTCTGGTTGATATCGTGCCTAGGGAGGATCTGAAAGACGAAGTACTCACCTCAATTCCAAGAGGATCGATAACAGTTGGAGGACCTGGAGATGCACTTCCTTACTGCTATATGCCGTCTCAGCATGCACCTCAGGTCGGAGCACCCGGAATGATTATGGGCAAGCCTGTGATGGACCCGGCTATATATGCTCAACAATCACACCCTTACATGCCTCCACAAATGTGGCAACACACACAAGATCAAGCCCCTCCTGATCAATAGTAGCTTGCCACACATAAACGAAGGAGAACCGTATGTTTCACTTTGTTCTCTCCGTGTGATCTCTTTTTATTCAAATCGAAAAGTTAGTTCTGTGgtggtatatatataatgtttcaTATGGTCTATACTATCTTCGAGAAGATTTCTTGTTTTCGAGTTTGTGCATATTTCAAATTTCGTTTCGTTCTGTAATGTTGCatgtttttgttgaaaaacaTTGCCTTTCAAGTGCATTTGAAGTATATATTATCATCAATCATACATGCAGCTTACACTTTCCATTTGAGTTGGAACTTTAAtaaactctaatttttttgtttcaacttCCATTCCATTGAATATTTTGAAGGGGCGTTTCGATAATACGTCAAGTTCGTATAGCCAAAACCGAGTTTATGTTTGGCAGTATATTTCGTCTGTACGGACTGTAGTTGAGAAGTCGTGTTTGTAGTTGGTATATGTGTTTGCATATCCTAGACTATGAATCTCAAAAATCCTTTCTTAGGCTACAAGCTACCTTTTACGATCACAAACCCACGAATCAAGTACAAACTGAAAATTTTCGAACGTAGATCATCCCGACTTAGAGCTTCTCGACTCTAGGCTACACAAATTCAATCGTTTCAAACTCATGAACCAAACACCTTCATAGTTAGATTTAAGATTTTTGTTTGGCCTATACTCACACCATTTCCTTTCACTTGTTGCAGACGGAGTCTCCTTCGAGCAAGCTCATGTCGATGCCAaaccacacacacacacaacaGTCTGATCGGAGAATTTACACCGAAGATTTGATCTGAAGCCCTTCATAATACTTCCTGTAGATATTTTGCTTGACAAGAGTAGATATCTTGATTGAGCTATAAAAAgtttctcctctttctctgTTTATGCTTTACTATTCTCTGCATTGTTGGTAATGACAGTAAAAAATGTGTAACTTTATATCATACCTGAAAATATTTGATGCTTTTCTTCACATTCCCATATAAAGAAACTGTAGTTTCCTTATTCTGTTTAGTTGAACTTAATGTTATAAAACAACTTATCTATCTATCTGTCTTTAGTAACTCGCCCAACCATAGCTGCACAAAGTAGCGTTTgaagttcttcaaaatttcgtGTAAATATTCCATGGCGACATCTTCGGTTGATGAGAACCCAAAGACAATcgaatcaaaatttgaaatctctTTGTTATATTCATAATAATCATCTCATATCAGGAACAATTTAAGTGCAGATGATTTCTAAGATTGAACTTTCTTTTTGGCTTTCTGCTCTGTTTTTGGGACAAAGTTAAAAGAATGTTAGAACAAACAGCTACTATTATATAAAGCCGAGCAAGCCATGGAAGCTTTGGTTTTGCGAGCGAGCTCGGAAAGTGGAGAGCTCATAGAAAGGTAACTAGGATATGGGGCCTAGAACATTGTAGGGTCTTTCTAAACATCTTAAACTCTTTCGTAGCGTTTCTTTTATCGGTCGTAGTTTTTCATTCGGTTGCACGTATCATTCTGTTGCACtttttgatatcatgttattatttttgtccGGAATGCAGCTAAAAGTCTATTTGGAAATGAGGAAAATCGTGAGCTTAGAAGACAATATCTCAACTTGTAAGGCActttattacttttttctttatatgaTAGCAAAAGACTTTTAAACGTATATTCATTCctcttaaaatataaacatagaTTCGTTTCTTTAATTGTTGCCGAACATTATAGACCAtacattttttagaaaacttTTCGACAAAACAAATTTTCCACAACTTAGAACGTGTCACAGTATCGACCACATGCACTATTTGAAACATTCATGGCTGAGGATTAAACACTCAGTTTCATGATAATACAACTAATGCTATGAGGATTGGTTGTGATTATGGCTACATTGTAGCAGACACTGAAAGAGAAGGGTGAGGTCATCAACTTCTTGGTTGTGgataagaatgaaaaacaaatgagTGCTGATTGTTGTTCCTAATTTTGTCTTATGGACATTTTCTGACAATGACATCCGACAGGAGAAGCCAACTAACTCCATTAATGTGTAATTACTTCATTAGCTAACAGACATTCCTTTTGTCTAGAACTCTATAATGAAgcatttaatgttttttttcactttttggATGAAGAATGACCTTTTTGGTTATGAAAAGTCCTATTTAAGGAGATGTGTACTATTCATCTGACCATagcagaaacaaaaaaacacaaaaagtgAAAACAGAACACTTTCTGCTGTTCTTCTGAAACTTTAAGGAAAAACTAGAGTACAGAATTGCTACCATTGTTCCTGTTGAGATGACAGAAGGAAGGAGGAATCTAAATAGGGAAATCCCGACGTGTGGATCCGTGATCGGCGGGAAGCGGAACAAATGTGTCATTTTTCCAGTCAAATCAAGCATGGTTGCTGAGTCTATGGACAGAAGTAACAAGAACTGGTAAACTCCTGATACACTAACATATACCTCTCCTCTCTTTGAGCACTTCTTAACTTAAAATCTTCTCAATGAAGGATTGTTCAGACAAAACCAGCATACGAAAGCGACTTAATTGTTCGAGTTGGGGATTTCAGCTTTCACTTGCACAAGGTATCAGTTTTAGCTATTTCAATACAAATCTTTAAGAGATGCAGCCTTATTGAGTTCATTGATTCGAGTTCgattcatgttcttcattaaTCCCTGTTTTTCAAGTATTGTTATCCTATGTCGTCTATTTTCGATTTGAAACGTGGATGGTTTatcttatataaaatttgaaattcttgaGTTGGATTGTGATGGATGTTTTCAGCTCCCAATGGTAGCAAGAAGCAAATACCTGAATAGAATGATAATCCAAAACAGTAGCCATGAAGTGCAAAAGAACAACAGTGTGAGTACCATAGAACTTGACAATCTTCCAGGTGGGGCTATGGCTTTTGAGTTAGTGATGAAATTCTGCTATGGATGGAAGGTTGATTTAACTGCTAAAAATGTTGCTCCTCTTTACTGTGCTGCACATTTCCTAGAAATGACTGATGATCTTACACAAGGGAATTTAACTTCCAAAGCAGAAGCCTTCATGAGCTTTGTAATATCATCATCATGGAATGATACATTCAAAGTTCTCAAAAGTTGTGAATCCATTTCTCGATGCGCCAATCGGCTTCACATCCCGAAACGTTGTTCTGAAGCAATTGCTCTTAAGGCTTGTATGAATCCAGAGGCGTTCTGTAACAATGACTATAATGTTGATAATGTAAAGCTCGAAGTTGTCGCCGACAACTGGTGGTTTGCGGATGTTTCAGTTCTTAGGATTGATCATTTCATTGAAGTGATTGAATCGGGTAAACGAAGAGGAATGAGGTCCGAGGTTATAGGATCTTGTATAGCTCATTGGACAATGAGATGGTTTTCTTCTGCAATGAACGGACTCGAGAATTCGACGTTGCAGCATCTCACCAAGTTGAGATCAGTTACGGTTGAAAGTTTGATTCGGATACTTCCGTTCGAGGAAAACTCGGTTACCTCTAGTTTTCTGCTTCATATTTTGAAGCTGGGATCTGTAATGAAGATTGACTCTGAATTGTTAACTATACTAGAAAGTAGATTGGCCATGATGTTGGAAAAATGTGACACTTCGGATTTACTTGTCAAGAACTACGGAGAAGACGATAGTGTTTACGACGTTGCCATTGTTACTCGGGTGGTGAAGTCTTATGCAGCTCACATATCAGATAACTCTCAATCCAATCTACTAGTTGTTGGTCGATTGGTGGACGATTATCTTATGCTTGTTGCACGAGATCAAAACCTCAGGGCGGATTGTTTCCAAGTCCTTGTCGAGGCATTGCCGCAAAACGCTCGGGTTTGTTTCGACAATATGTATCGAGCAATTGATATGTACCTGAAGGTAAGGAACTTTCATTTATATCTCATTTGGGAAATGCAAAGTTTCAACttgaatgatgaaagaagTCTTGGTTTTGCAGGCACATCCTGAGTtaacagaagaagaaaggacATGTCTATGTAGCTCATTGAAATACCATAAACTATCACAAGCAGCAAGGGAACACATAATGAGAAACGATCGGTTACCATTGAAATACACGACgagttttattcttttggaaCAAGTCATGACGAGACCTCGAGCCGAATTTGGAATGAGTAATGGTCAAACGAAAGGCCGAGTTGTGATGGGTGAAAGTAGGGGAGGGTCGAGTTGGATGATGAGTTCACAAAAGGAGATAAGTATGATGAAAAGGGAGGTTGAGACAATGAAAGGGCAGCTCAATGATATGCAGATGTGCAAGACAAAGCTTGAAGGTCAAGTAAAGAAAGGTTTCAATTACAAGAAAAACTTTGCTAGTGTGCGGAAAATTGTCTGTTTAGGGTTCAATAGTGCTAAGATGAACATTGGCTTTGCTTCATTCTCAACTTGAACAAATCTGCTGCattttgtaaaagaaattCTTCGTTTTGTCGTGTTTTGTTGTATGATGTTGTAAATACGATCATGTCGAGCCACGATAATGAATACATCATGTATGAACTTAGGTGTTTTCGACCAACCGAAGTTCATACACGATGGTTCGAATCCCTAAGCATACTTAATTTTGGTGGTCATGCTCGACCACTTCAAACCGTCCATGTTCATTCCTAGAAGTGTTTATCGCAAGAGTTCTAAGTGGTTACTTACCCGGGCTAACTTCCATTATTCCATTTAATCGAGAATTTCCTCATATTATCTTACTTACAATGATTTAACAAGTTCCATTATTGTCTAACGGTTAGGATTTTCGACCAACCCAAGTTCATACATGACGGTTTAGCATGTTTAGTTTTGGGGGTCGTGCTCAACCACTTCAAACAGTCCAAGTCTATTCCTAAAAGTATTTATTGCAAGAGTCTTTCATACATGAAGGTTTAGCATGTGTTTATTGTGAGAGTCCAAAGTGGTTACTTACCCTCTTTAACTTCTATTACTCCATTTAATCGAGAATTTCCTCCTACTATCTTACTTATAATGATTCAAAAAGTTTCATTGTCGTCCAGCAGTTAGGATATCTAGCTTTCACCCAGGAGACCCGGGTTCAATTTCTGGCAATGGAAATTTATGTCAAGTCCAAGTCGTCCAAAGTGGTTACTTACCCTCGTTACCTTCCATTATTccaattttcttctattatCTTACTTAAAGTGATTCAAAAAGTTCCATTGTCGTCTAGCGGTTAGGATATCTGGCTTTCACCCAGGAGACCCGGGTTCAATTCCCGGCAATGGAAATATATGTCACTCTTGAGTATTCTTACTTGAAGTATGGACAAGTAAAGCATACTCGAGGTTCAATTTCATCCTAAGTTTTTGACCAACTGAAGTTCCCGTAAGCATGCTTAATTTTGAGGGTCATGCTCTACTACTTCAAACAGTCCATTATTCCATTTAATCGAGAATTTTCTTCTATTATCTTACTTGAAGTGATTCAAAAAGTTCCATTGTCGTCCAGTGGTTAGGATATCTGGCTTTCACCTAGGAGACCCAGGTTCAATTCCCGACAATGGAAATTTACGCCATGAAATAAGTATTCTTCGTTGAAATATGGATGAGTAAAACATACTCTAGGTTTTCAACccttattttttaggtaaaggtaaaGTGCACCTGCACATATTTGTTGAATGCGGGAAAGGCCATAGAAGTCCAGATAGAGCAATAGTAtgcattttatttcattattcatGTTCAAAgactatgttatttttattttcttattttaaattaaatgtgtaAGTCGTGAATTTCCGCATATGTTATTTAAAGCATGCATGTGGTGACGTCACTAGtttagagaagaaaattaggggtgttagagaagaaaattaggggtgttacacccaacatagaattgttccATATAAAGCACGCTTAATCATGAAATTCCTATGGTTGAGCCACAAACAAATGAAGGTGCAATTTGTTGGTATAAGCcgtgactttcaattcttttatgcATTTATTAACTATCTTATCTTTAGGATCGCTCTCATTTGGATGTGTTCTCTGTCATTCATGTACCCTTCCTTACTCGAGTTAGAGATGTCCAATGGACAGGGTGGGGATAGGGAAGTCTTCCTCGTCCCCATTCCGGCACCTATTTCATTCTCCATTCCCGTCAAAATTCTCCACACCTAAtggggaaaaaataaaatgttccCCACTTCCTCTCCCATTTTTTGTCATCCCCTCCTCATTCGGGTCAGGTCTCGTGGGTAAAATGGACATTTCTAACTCAGGTCTCACATGCCCACCTTGGTTCGTCATTGAACCACATCTTACTAGGACAGGTatgactcttataccatttgaaTCAACTCATGTCCAAGATTTGGATCAGGATTCGAAATTTGGATTTGACACCTGCATCTCCAACATAGAGTTGTTCTAAGTAGAGCACGTTTAACCATGAGGTTCCTATTATTGAGAAAACGAAAAGgaaggtgcaccttgttggtataggtagtgactttcaattcttttaaatctttcttagtcatcataTCCTCAAGATGGCTCTCATTTAGTTGTGATTtttgttcattcatgtacccctcATATACTCTAGTTTCATAATATATGTCACATTATTAATCTTACATTTTCATACCATGAATAATATTACATtgtacataaaataatttaaaaaaaattagtaattaagTACGAGACTTTATGCATAAAAAtctcaataattatatatattagatataaaaaaatatatttatttcaaacccGATCGGACTAGAAAGCGCCTATCTATGACCCAATTCACCCACCATCGACTTGAATCGTCCGCCTCTACTACGATCCAACCTGACCCGACTAGGAAGAGCCTATCTACGTGCGCCACTTGTCACACTGAAAGCATAATTGCTCCTCCCTTAGGCGTGTCTGTACGTGCAGCATTTCCACGATATCGTTATGATCAATTAATGGGACTTGGTCGGAAAGTGTTCTTGCCTCTATCATTAGCTCGGGTAGTCACCTTTCAATGGCTCCATACGTTTTTAGTAGACCAAgatgttgaacacaacttttTTGTGGGAAACACAGACACTCTTTATTGAGATTAATCGAGAAGGGATTACAATAGATTTGACCCTAATGGActaatgatgatattttaacactccccTCACCACTAGTCCTCGTTCGCGGCACCATGTTGAGCTGACAGTGAAAGCCCTCATATTTGTCGGTATTTAACCCTCCTGTAAACAATTCTCGGCCGCCTCGTTTGGAGCATGTTAgattataatatttacaaaaaatacttttgagtggattagatttgatattattttgtgCAGTTAGTATATGCAATTGgcattaaataaatgaaaaattaaaaagttatttaataataaaaccaaaaatcaATACCTACTTGGTTACATCGAACAAAGCAAGCCTTCCAATAATCTCACGTCATGTCATCAAGACGACTAAGCGGCTCTCTCTGCCTTCATCCTCGACAGATTGGAGCAATTGCATGAACCCTCCCGTAAATCGTCGGCGATCGATCTTCTAAATTACCTAGGGTTGGTGGTTTGATCCATTGGCGCGGGACCTAAATGGGTTGGGCAATTGCTCTTCACGGCGGCGCCGGCGACATCCCACTGTCTTTGTCATTGGACCGTCGCCAACCCCGCGAGGAAACCCTCCGTCGTTGCCTGCAGATCGGCGTTCAAGCTCTCAAAGAGCAGAAACCTCCAGTGGATGTTGTTGAACTTGTGGTGAATATTATTTACTccctctctctgtttttctacCACTCTggtttaatataaaattgtttcgATTAAGTTTGTGTAATCTTAGAGTTCGTAACGATTTTGTCTATTGATTTGTGTGCTTAACGATTTCTTTCACAATgttgtttaaaatttgtaatgattGATCTGTAATGTAAAAAATTCCAATAGGTTGTAATGGAATTTCTGTGAGTGTATAGATGGATGAATTGCTTGGAGAACAAATgtgtatttcatttttgtaagaaaccaaaatgaaattctcaatgacatacaaaaaataaacatcGTGATTACAAGTACTGTAGTACAGATTATCTCGACTTGACGATCAATTCATGGTTATATATGGCTTCTTTTCCATGGTAAGATGGTCAGCTTTTGAACTGTAGGTTCTCTTACACTTTCCCGTGCTGTTGAATTTGTTCTTGTACAGGTACGAGAGCTCGAAAACTGTCCACATTTCAATGCAGGTAGGGGCTCTGTCTTAACAACCAATGGCACCGTCGAAATGGAAGCTAGCATCATGGATGGTAAGAAGAGATGTGGAGCCGTTTCTGGGCTCACCACTGTTGTTAATGCCATATCTCTAGCAAGGCTTGTTATGGAGAAAACACCTCATATATATCTAGCATTTGATGGAGCTGAGGCTTTTGCAAGGGAACAAGTTAGAATTTCTACCTCGTTCCTATGTACACAGATAGATGCTTTGCGATTCATGACTGTTTTATTTGTGCACCAATTTCTTATCTgttcaattttcttaaaattgtcAAGGGAGTGGAGACCACTGATCCAAGCTACTTTATCACCCCACAGAACATTGAAAGGCTAAAACAAGCTAAAGAGGCCAACAGTGTGCAGGTTTGCTTCTTATCTTTGTTGGGAGATAGTCccacattagctaatttagtgaatgatcatgggtttataagtaaggaatacatctccattggtatgaggccttttggggaagcccaaagcaagccattagagcttatactcaaactggacaacatcataccattgtggtgAGTCGttatttctaacatggtatcagagtcataccctttatttagtcatgtcaatagaatcgtcaaatgtcgaacaaagaagttgtgagcctcgaaggtgtagtcaaaagtgactcatgtgtcgaacaaagggtgtactttgtttgagggctcccgagaaaaggagtcaacctcgattaaggggaggatATTCGAGGGCTATATAGAACTCAggggctctatggtgtactttgttcgataggaggattgttgaagattgttgggagagaattccacattggctaatttagggaatgatcattggtttataagtaaggaatacatctaccagggaagcccaaagcaaagccattagagcttatactcaaagtggacaatatcataccgtggtggagagtcgttattcctaacaATCTTCTATCCCAAACATGACTTTGACTGCTCTCTTTATGAACCAAAAGTTTATAGGTCTAGATATCCGTCTAATAGGGTTGAAAAAATCACATTATGGAGTTTCCATgagatttttatgttttagcATCGGTTGATTTCTATGGTACTTTTTGTATCTGCACATTGATAGCTGTTGTCATAAACACTTATAGATTGATTATACTCAACCAAGTCCCCAAGCCACAGGACAAGAAACTGAGATTGGAAATGGTGACAGTCAAATCGGGACTGTTGGATGTGTGGCTGTTGATAACCATGGGAATTTAGCTGCTGCAACTTCCACTGGTGGATTAGTAAACAAAATGGTCGGTAGGATCGGCGATACTCCATTAATAGGGGCCGGGACGTATGCTAACCATCTCTGTGCAGTTTCTGCAACTGGAAAGGGCGAAGCCATCATACGTGGTACTGTGGCAAGGGATGTGGCAGCTCTAATGGAATTCAAGGGTCTATCTCTTGAAGAAGCAGCAGCCTATGCTGTCGAAAGTGTTCCGAAAGGCAATGTTGGCTTGATTGCAGTATCGGCCTCGGGCGAAGTTGCTATGCCTTTCAACACGACTGGAATGTTCCGAGCTTGCGCAACTGAAGATGGTTATTCAGAGATTGCAATATGGCCTTCCAACATGACTGAATGAATGTTGTTGCCGCGAAGCCTGTACTGAAGTTTGGTTCTATCTTCAGCTGTCAGAGAAATCCTATGTTGTTTCCTTCCTAAAGTATTAAGAATAGCCTTCCAAAGGATCTttcgttttcatttatttggttgGATTTCAATGGCTAGCTTTTCTTTAAACACCgttaacaatatatatatatatatatatatatatatatatatgttttttatttttgaccTAACTTTCAAAACCCAAGGCCAACTCATGTTCGTTTTCATGTCTGTtaaatgtcattttaaagtagaagaacaaaaacatggTATTTGATTGAATGATAGCATTTGCTAGGGATAGAATTAGGGAAGGGTTCTCTTTGGAATTAGACAAGGGACTCTTGTGGCAAGGACAATTGTGCATGCCTGAAAGCATTAAAGCTCAAGGAGGATCAGGTACTAATATAGGCCCATGGTTTGCCTTTTTTTATACATCTATCAAGACATAAAGCACTATTTTTAGTGGCGAAGTATAAAATGGATGGTGGAAATTGTG
This sequence is a window from Cucurbita pepo subsp. pepo cultivar mu-cu-16 chromosome LG04, ASM280686v2, whole genome shotgun sequence. Protein-coding genes within it:
- the LOC111792883 gene encoding isoaspartyl peptidase/L-asparaginase 1: MGWAIALHGGAGDIPLSLSLDRRQPREETLRRCLQIGVQALKEQKPPVDVVELVVRELENCPHFNAGRGSVLTTNGTVEMEASIMDGKKRCGAVSGLTTVVNAISLARLVMEKTPHIYLAFDGAEAFAREQGVETTDPSYFITPQNIERLKQAKEANSVQIDYTQPSPQATGQETEIGNGDSQIGTVGCVAVDNHGNLAAATSTGGLVNKMVGRIGDTPLIGAGTYANHLCAVSATGKGEAIIRGTVARDVAALMEFKGLSLEEAAAYAVESVPKGNVGLIAVSASGEVAMPFNTTGMFRACATEDGYSEIAIWPSNMTE
- the LOC111792860 gene encoding root phototropism protein 3-like isoform X1, with translation MTEGRRNLNREIPTCGSVIGGKRNKCVIFPVKSSMVAESMDRSNKNWIVQTKPAYESDLIVRVGDFSFHLHKLPMVARSKYLNRMIIQNSSHEVQKNNSVSTIELDNLPGGAMAFELVMKFCYGWKVDLTAKNVAPLYCAAHFLEMTDDLTQGNLTSKAEAFMSFVISSSWNDTFKVLKSCESISRCANRLHIPKRCSEAIALKACMNPEAFCNNDYNVDNVKLEVVADNWWFADVSVLRIDHFIEVIESGKRRGMRSEVIGSCIAHWTMRWFSSAMNGLENSTLQHLTKLRSVTVESLIRILPFEENSVTSSFLLHILKLGSVMKIDSELLTILESRLAMMLEKCDTSDLLVKNYGEDDSVYDVAIVTRVVKSYAAHISDNSQSNLLVVGRLVDDYLMLVARDQNLRADCFQVLVEALPQNARVCFDNMYRAIDMYLKAHPELTEEERTCLCSSLKYHKLSQAAREHIMRNDRLPLKYTTSFILLEQVMTRPRAEFGMSNGQTKGRVVMGESRGGSSWMMSSQKEISMMKREVETMKGQLNDMQMCKTKLEGQVKKGFNYKKNFASVRKIVCLGFNSAKMNIGFASFST
- the LOC111792891 gene encoding nuclear transcription factor Y subunit C-9 — its product is MDQQGHGQPQSMGAVGSGGQIAYGSNLYHPGQITVGSTSGSVVTSVGGIQSTSQPGGAQLGQHQLAYQHIHQQQQQQLQQQLQTFWANQYQEIEKVTDFKNHSLPLARIKKIMKADEDVRMISAEAPVLFARACEMFILELTLRSWNHTEENKRRTLQKNDIAAAITRTDIFDFLVDIVPREDLKDEVLTSIPRGSITVGGPGDALPYCYMPSQHAPQVGAPGMIMGKPVMDPAIYAQQSHPYMPPQMWQHTQDQAPPDQ
- the LOC111792860 gene encoding root phototropism protein 3-like isoform X2 yields the protein MVARSKYLNRMIIQNSSHEVQKNNSVSTIELDNLPGGAMAFELVMKFCYGWKVDLTAKNVAPLYCAAHFLEMTDDLTQGNLTSKAEAFMSFVISSSWNDTFKVLKSCESISRCANRLHIPKRCSEAIALKACMNPEAFCNNDYNVDNVKLEVVADNWWFADVSVLRIDHFIEVIESGKRRGMRSEVIGSCIAHWTMRWFSSAMNGLENSTLQHLTKLRSVTVESLIRILPFEENSVTSSFLLHILKLGSVMKIDSELLTILESRLAMMLEKCDTSDLLVKNYGEDDSVYDVAIVTRVVKSYAAHISDNSQSNLLVVGRLVDDYLMLVARDQNLRADCFQVLVEALPQNARVCFDNMYRAIDMYLKAHPELTEEERTCLCSSLKYHKLSQAAREHIMRNDRLPLKYTTSFILLEQVMTRPRAEFGMSNGQTKGRVVMGESRGGSSWMMSSQKEISMMKREVETMKGQLNDMQMCKTKLEGQVKKGFNYKKNFASVRKIVCLGFNSAKMNIGFASFST